AGCCTATTGTATACTGTTTTTCGCATACATTTGGTCCACACACCCGCCGCTCGCCTATTGTATTCGGTATATCATATACACACCTTATCCACGACAGAAGAGAATCATGATTTCCTAATAAACAAGCAAAGCCCTCTCTACGATCCACGTAAAAGAGGGCTAATCTGTTCTATACTTGTGCAGGCGGCTGCCTCCATTGCTTTATTACGCTGAGCAGGCCGGGCACATCCAGCCCGTCAAGCGAAAAAGCCTTGCGCAGCAGATCATGCGGAATGAACTCATCGTATTTGCCGAGATATGGGGCTTCATCCGGGCCAAGCAGCGCCAAGGCATCTGTAGCTGCTGTGGCTTCGGCGATGATCGCCTCCTCCAGCTCCTCTGCTTCCGTCTTGCCGGCAACCACCATATAATACGGCTCCATCGGTATGACGGAGCGCAGTCCCTGCGGCCCCTTCAGATTGTTCTTCAGCAGCCGTTCCAGCGTGCGGAACTGGCGGCTGCCTGCCCATGGCAGGATGAACATGGAGTCCCCTCCAGCCGGCAGTACCGGACGTGTCAGGAGGCCGCTCTCCTTGGCCAGCCTTCTTGCCCGCTCCAGTCTGGCGGCAGCGCTGGGCGCAAGATACGGATACAGCGCTGTAGAGCCCAGCACCTCACGGATCTTGGTCATGATCCGGGTATGAACATCACCGCCGGCCCCCAGCCATAGAGTGTCTACTTTGCCGCGCGAGCCTTTGACATAGACAGCCTTGTGGCGGTTGTCGACCTCCTCCACCTTCCACAGCTTGCCTGCCAAGGTGAAGCAGTAGCCCGGAGGCGGCACTGTCGTAATCGAACCGATCTCCTCCGTGCCGTTATAGACGACATGCTCTTCGTCATCCTTGAACACCGCGTAGAACCGGAAGTTGTTCACGATCTTCTCTCCGGCCAGTCCGATCAAGAGGCTGCCCTCATCCATCTTCTCAATATGCCCCATGCCCAGCATATATTCCAAGAACGCATCATAATCCGCAGGGTCAATGCCGCGGAAGGAGGGCAGACTGAGCACCGCCTCCTTCAGCTCCTCCGGCTCCGCTTCACCCATGCTCTTCAGGATGCTCATCGTCTGATGATAGAGCAGCCCTACAGGCAGCTGGCGCACTGCCAGCGGCTCCACCCATTTCTCGCGCACATACAGCTCGATCACGGCAATGGCCCGCAGCAGCGTCCACGGCATCCGCGCGGGCAGCTGCGCCTCTTCGTCCTCCTCCTCGGGCGTGACGAAGATCATCTCCGAGGCGGCATCCCCCCGCCGCCCCGAACGGCCCAGCCGCTGTACGAAGCTCGCGCAGCTGTAGGGGGCACCGAGCTGGAGCACCCGGTCCAGCTCGCCCAGATCAATGCCCAGCTCCAGCGTCAGCGTCGCCGCCGCCACAGCCGGCCCTGCGCCCTGCTTAAGCGCGGCCTCCGTCTCTTCGCGCAGCATCGCGGAGATGCTTCCATGATGCACATGGAAGACATCCCGCTCGCCGCGTTTCGCGGCAATGCGCCGCATCTCCAGAATCGCCTCTTCGGCGTCGGTGCGGCTGTTCGTGAAGATCAACGCTTTCTTGATATGCGTGTGATCGTAGATGAACCCGTAATACGCCTGTCGCGCCCGCTCCAGGTGTTCGGCCTCCTCCTCGTTCCGCGCATCCGGGAACGAGAAATGCTCCACGCTCAGCCGCAGCTTGCGCCCGCCCTGCGGAGCGCTGACCTCCACGCTCTCGCGTGTTCCCGCCGCCAGCCATTCCGTGACGGAGGCGTAGTCGCTTAAGGTCGCCGAGAGGCCGATGCGCCGCGGATAACAGCCCGCCATCCGCGAGATCCGCGCCAGCTGGCTCAGCACCTGAATGCCGCGGTCCGCGCCCATGAACGCGTGCACTTCATCGATGATGATGAAGCGCAGATCATGGAACAGCGCCGGAATCGCATTCGGGCGGTTCATCAGCAGGCCCTCCAGCGATTCCGGGGTTATCTGCAGCACCCCCGAAGGGTTCTGCATCAGCTTCGTCTTATCCGCCTGGGGCACATCCCCATGCCAATGCCAGACCGGGATATTGCCTTCGCGCAGCAGATCGTTCAGACGTGCGAACTGATCGTTGATCAGCGCCTTCAGCGGCGCGATATACAGAATGCCGACTGAGGCAGACGGACGCTCATACAGCCCCGTCAGCGCCGGGAAGAACGCCGCTTCCGTCTTGCCAGAAGCGGTCCCCGAAGCAATCAGCAGATGATGCGGCGTGTCGAACAGCACACGGCAGGCATCGACCTGCGCCTCGCGCAGTGTATCCCAGCGGTTCTTGTAGATGAATTCCTTAATGAACGGAGCGAGCCGGTAGAACGGGTTATCGCTCATAGGTCGAACTCCGCCAGGAAGCCGTCCAGCTCATTCTCGTTCTCCTGCGCAGCAGGCCGCGGGGTCTGCTCCCCGACCAGCTTCTCGAAGGTTACGTCCGGATGCTGGTGCAGGGTATGCAGCAGATCCATGAAGTCGCGCACCACCTCGCGTGCAGTAAGCAGCTCGTCCGCCCCCAGCCGGTTGACCGCCTCTTCCATGAAGTGCACAAGCTGTTCCTGGGTAAGGCTGGCTTCATACCCGTAATGGAGGGCATGAATGTCACGCAGCTTCTGGAGCAGTATCAGAATCTCCTCATGGGAGAGCATGTCCAGCGCAATAATCGGCCCGGTGAAGTTATTCCGTCCGGACTCGGCATATCTTCCGGCCACCAGCCGGGAGCGCAGAGCCTCGTAGCTGAACAAGCCGCGCCGGGGGTCCTCCACGAACTGCGGCGTCCCCCCGATGAAGATGCCCAGCCGTTCAGCCTTGCCCTGCATCGTATCGTTGAACATAGTCAGCAGCTTCTCGTAATTGCTCTGCCGGGAGATGCTGTTCGTAATCTTGTAGAGGTTGACCCCTTCGTCGATGAACAGCAGCAGGCCCTTATAGCCGATGGCTCCGGTGAATTCAGCCCACAGCTTCATATAGTCATACCAGTTGTCATCGTCGATGATGACACCGACCCCCAGCGCCTTCCGGGCATCCGTCCGGGTCGGGAATTCCCCGCGCAGCCAGCGCAGCGCATCCTGCTTCAACCCGTCATCCGCCAGCAGATGCCCGTTCCAGTAGGATGCCAGCACCTTGGCGAAGTCGAAGCCGTGCACCAGCCCGCGCATCCCGGAGGCAACGGTATAGATCCGCTGCTCAACGAAGCTGCCAAGCTCAGGCGCACCCGGCCCGCAGCCCTTCTCCTGCATCACCGCCTGCTGAAGCGTCATGATCCACTTCTGGAGCATAATCTCCAGCGCCCCGCCATCCGGGCGGGTCTTGGTGGAGAGATGGCTCATCAGCTCACGGTAGGTGGCGAGTCCCTGCCCCTTCGTGCCGACCAGCCGCCGCTCCGGCGAGAGGTCGGCGTCGGCGACCACGAAGTCCCGGTCCATCGCGTAATTGCGGATGATCTGAAGCAGGAAGCTTTTGCCGCTGCCGAATTTGCCTGTAATCAGCTTGAAGGCGGCTCCGCCCTCGGCGATATTCTCCATATCGCGGAGAATCGCCTCCACCTCCGGCCGGCGGCCGACAGCGATGTGCTCCAGGCCAATCCGCGGCACAACCCCCGCTGTCAGGGAGTTCACGAGTGCGGTGGTCATCCGCTTCGGTATTTTGAGTGCGTTCATTGCTTCATTCACCTCTTTAGATAGTCCAGCATCAATATACATTCTTCCGTCAGCTCTTCGCCGTCAATAACCAGGTCTCCCAGATTGTCCATGGCCAGCTCATTAATCTCATCATAGAGCAGCTCAGCCATCGTTCCTGCTTCCGCAGCCAGCCGTCCGGCCTTCAACGCACCGTCTGCTTCGGCCAATGCAAGCACGACCTCCCGTTGCAACGGACTCAGTACAGAAGCAAAGTGAACCCAAGCCTCCGCTTCGCCAGCCACGGCTGACAGGCTGGTCTCCACCACTGCTTCCGATACATGTCCGGCTTCCGCTCTAACTCCTTCGTTGTTCAGAGTTTCAACTCTAGCCTCTTCATGTTCTACCCGGCCACCGCCCGGTTCCTCTATCCCCGCCACTGCTCCAACCTGACTCCAAGCCGCTGCTTCATCCTCCGGCTCCACAGATTCCTCCACCGTGAGCAGCGAACGCACCACCTCAGAATCATTCTCCAGCTGCTCCAGCTTCTGCGGATCAATCACAACTGCCGGCCCCTTCTCTTCCTTCTCGGCCTTGCGGAATTCACGCTCCAGGAACCGGGTAATCAGCTCGTCCATATCGGCGTCGACCTTAATATCCTTCAGCCTTCCCCTGTATCCCAGAAGCGCGCGCAGCTTATTCTCGGTCAGCCGGAACAGGCGGGTAATCAAGCTGCGCAGCGGAGGGGACTTGCTGATCCGCACCACAGGCACCAGGACTGAGTAGCCATACAATGAGATATCGTATACGGCACTGCGGAACAGATACCGCTCACGCATCACCGGCGGTCCGGGCGGGAACATCGTGATCAGATTCGAGTCGTGCTTGCGCGACACATAGGCATCAATTAAGGCTACGACCTGGGGAATATACCGTTCAGCCGCCGCTTTCCCTTCACCGGCATAGAACTTCGATTTGCTGATATCATAATCCGACATCACGCTAAGCACCTCAATGCTCAGCTGCTCCGGGGCGGATGTCAGGCAGCGGACCAGCTCCAGCTCCGCCAGATCACCGGCCAGCCCGCGCGAACGGGCCACAATCTCAGCGAGCGGCACATCCAGCTTATGTACAAAAGAGAAATCCGCCAGCCACCCGCCAAGATATTGATCCAGACGCTTATAGCTGTCCCGGTAGGCTTCCCAGAGCAGACTCAGCTGCCGGTATCCGTCCTGCGGCTCGTCCCAGCCGACACCGTTAATCAACTCATACGTATGCAGGAAAATATATGACAGATCCGTCTTCGGGTATCTTCCCTGACGCACTTCATCCCGCCAGAAGAAATACCATCTGCTCTGCGCTCCCGTCATATGCCCGTAGGTCGGCCAATAGCTCTTGAACGGGACGAACAGCGCCGCAGGCTCCTTATGGTCTACAAGCTCCCGGGCACGATGAACGAACTGGCTCTCCGTGGTGGTTACCGGCTCAGTGCTCTCCTCCATATCCCACAGCTGAAGCTGCACGGCCGGCTTCTCCGCTTTCTTCTGCTCCGCTGCCGCCCGGGTCTCCGGCTGCTCCGCTTCGGCTGTTCCGCGCGGCGGTATCGCCATATTCTGCTCCGTGCTCTCCCAGACCAGCTCCGTGAAATGCAGCCCCTGCTTGTCTTTAGCCATCCTTCATCGCCCCACCCGTAAGTCATGGTAATTCCCACATTATATCATATACCCAAGCCAGCCGATGCAGCCGTACCCGTCCTAATCTCATTCTCAGCATAGTGCAGACGGACTGAGCTTCCGCTATTTTCAACAAATCTAGCCATTACGCTAACCAAGCGGACTCAGAATCGCTTAATTGCACGCTGACGCCCATTTCGGAACCCAACACCTCATATTAAGCGCCTCTCAGTCCGCCCACACTCCAGGAAGCGGCTTTTTGAACAAATAACGGCCTGTGAGTCCGCATAACTTGTAAACAAACGAATCGACCAGCGTTTCGGATACTTCCAGACATTACGTCCAGCACATCCAGCACTCCCCGCACAAACCCCCGATTCATCAGAAAAAGACCTTGAGAGACTGGCTCCTCAAGATCTTGGATAAGAACGTCCGTTTGTGTCTCCCTAAGAATATACTATACTCCGCCCGCAGGCTGCAATAGCCTATGCACCCTCATCCTTTCATATAATCACTCGGGCTGCGCCCGGTAACCATCTTGAAGACCTGGCTGAAATACGCGGGATTGTTGAAGCCCACCATTTCACTGATTTCATACACCATGTGCTGGCCGGATTGGAGGAATTCTATCGCCCGGCCGATCCGGTACTGGTTCAGGTAGCTGACGAAATTCTCACCGCTGATCCGTTTGAACAGCTGGCTCAGATATTTCGGATGCACATGCAGCTCCTGCGCCAGGCCCATGAAGCTGATTTCCTGGTTATAGTGGACCTCCACATAGCTTTTGACGCTCTCTACCAGCCGGTTCTTCTTAACATTCATTTCCGTGAAGGCTGCTCGCAGGAATTCGGGAAAAGTCTGCCCCATCCACTCCGTCAGACTTCTGCCGTTGTAATAGCCCGACACCGCCTGAAGAAATTCGGCCATGCTCATCGGTGGAGTCCGGCCCGGGCAACAGGCATTCCAATAATACATCAGCGCAGTGAACAGCCCGACACATACCGTCTGTATATCCTGGAGATGCTGCAGCTCATCCTGCCGGAGCCTGCCGTAGATGATCTCCCAGGTCTCCCATATTTTTGGCGTCTCCTTGCGCAGCAGCACCTCATTCCACTCCTGAAGCAGCCGGGAATAATCCTCCAGAGTCCACAGGTTGTCAGCTCTGCACGGTTCATAAGCATAGATGGGGCTGGTCTCCTGAAATTCTGCAGCGGCCAGCGCCTCTCTGCTCTCCAGATAAGCATCGATCAGCTCATGGATGGCCGCTTTGACGGAACCGATGCCGGCATAGGCCTGAAGCTGAACGTAATTCCGAATTTTATCCATCATCTCCTGCACCGCCTCCTTCAGAACCGGGATCAGCTCTCCCGCTTCACGGTCCAGCAGCAGCACCACCAGCAGATCGTCGGAATAGTCCAGCACATGACCCTGCACCGAAGGATGTCCGGCCAGCTTGTGCTGGAGCGTCTCCCTGCAGATATTGCCGGCTCCGAAGCGCAGCAGCTGCCATTCGCGTTCCTTCAGCTTATGCAGCGGCAACGGGCGGTTAAGCTGGATGCTGGCTGCGGCCAGCCGCTGCGGATGTGTGATTTGAAGGTAACCGAGCCGTTCCTCGGAGCATTCATCCGCGCTGTAGCGTGTGGTCAGCAGCTCCAGCAGCAGACGTTCCCGCAGAAAAGGAAGCGTGCGGCCGATCTCCTGCTTGTAGCGCTCCTCCAGCTGTTTTTGCTGCTCGCCGGCTTCCAGCTCCAGCAGCACCGCACGGAGTACCGCTTCGATCTCCTGGACCCGGGCCGGCTTCAGCAGGAAATGGCTCACCCCCCAGCGCATCGCCTGGCGGGCATTCTCGAATTCCTCGTACCCGCTCAATATAATGATTGGCAGCTCCGGCGACAGCTCCCGCAGTGCCTCCGTAAGCTCCAATCCGCTCATCCCCGGCATATAGACATCGGTCATCACCAGATCGGGGGTACCCTTGCGGAACAGCTCCAGCGCCTCACTGCCGTTGACTGCCGCTCCGGCTATGGTCAGGCCAAGCTTCTCCCAGCCCACATGTCTCGTAAGGGCTTTCAGAATGTGCGGGTCGTCATCCACCAGCAGAATGGACCTGCTCATATCTGATCCCGCAGCAGCCGTTCCAGCTGCGCTTCCGTCTCGATGACCGGCAGCGTAATCATAGCAGCCACCCCTTTCTCCGGCCGGTTGGCCAGGTATAGTCCGTAAGGCTCCCCGCAATACAGCTGAATGCGGCTCATCACATTGCGGATGCCGATTCCGCCGGCCTGCTCTATCGACCAGTCCTCCGCCAAGCCACGGCCGTTATCCAGCACCCTGATCTGCAGGTAAGGCGGGCCGCCTTGAGGCTTGACCTCGCGGACCTCCAAATGAATCTCCAGGGGGCCGGAGCCAGTCTCGCAGCTGCCGTGAATAATGGAATTCTCAATCAGCGGCTGGAGAATCACCTTCGGAATGAAATAACTCCGTACCGCCGGGTCCGGGATGGACTCTGTATACGCTATGGCTATAGGCAGCCGTTCCCGCTGGATGCTGACATAACACCGGGCGTGCTCCAGCTCATCGCGCAGGCGGATCAGCATCCGGCCGCCGCTGAGGCCGATCCGCAGCATTTTGCCGAGCTGGGTAATCATGTAGCTGATATCCTCGGCGTCGTAATCCATCGCCTTCCAGTGAATCATATCCAGCGTGTTGTAGAGGAAATGCGGCTTGATCTGGGCCTCCAGCAGACCGGCCTGGGCCTCCCGCTTGGCCGCGCTCGCTTCGCGCTCACGCTGCATCAGCTCCTGCAGCCGGTGAACCATATGATTGAAGCCGTAAGACATCTGCGTGTATTCCTCTGTCAGCGATTCGCTCATATGGGCCCGGAAATCTCCGCGCTCCAGCTTCCGCATCTCCTGGATCAGCCTTCGCACCGGACGAATCATGCTCCGGATGAAGAAGTACGCAAGCAGCGCCGACAGGAGCAGGCTTAACAGGCCGATCCCGATCACCTGCCTTGTCCGCCTTGCGGACCTCCTGCAGCAGCGAGCG
This region of Paenibacillus sp. FSL K6-1096 genomic DNA includes:
- a CDS encoding sensor histidine kinase, whose protein sequence is MIGIGLLSLLLSALLAYFFIRSMIRPVRRLIQEMRKLERGDFRAHMSESLTEEYTQMSYGFNHMVHRLQELMQREREASAAKREAQAGLLEAQIKPHFLYNTLDMIHWKAMDYDAEDISYMITQLGKMLRIGLSGGRMLIRLRDELEHARCYVSIQRERLPIAIAYTESIPDPAVRSYFIPKVILQPLIENSIIHGSCETGSGPLEIHLEVREVKPQGGPPYLQIRVLDNGRGLAEDWSIEQAGGIGIRNVMSRIQLYCGEPYGLYLANRPEKGVAAMITLPVIETEAQLERLLRDQI
- a CDS encoding DEAD/DEAH box helicase, with translation MSDNPFYRLAPFIKEFIYKNRWDTLREAQVDACRVLFDTPHHLLIASGTASGKTEAAFFPALTGLYERPSASVGILYIAPLKALINDQFARLNDLLREGNIPVWHWHGDVPQADKTKLMQNPSGVLQITPESLEGLLMNRPNAIPALFHDLRFIIIDEVHAFMGADRGIQVLSQLARISRMAGCYPRRIGLSATLSDYASVTEWLAAGTRESVEVSAPQGGRKLRLSVEHFSFPDARNEEEAEHLERARQAYYGFIYDHTHIKKALIFTNSRTDAEEAILEMRRIAAKRGERDVFHVHHGSISAMLREETEAALKQGAGPAVAAATLTLELGIDLGELDRVLQLGAPYSCASFVQRLGRSGRRGDAASEMIFVTPEEEDEEAQLPARMPWTLLRAIAVIELYVREKWVEPLAVRQLPVGLLYHQTMSILKSMGEAEPEELKEAVLSLPSFRGIDPADYDAFLEYMLGMGHIEKMDEGSLLIGLAGEKIVNNFRFYAVFKDDEEHVVYNGTEEIGSITTVPPPGYCFTLAGKLWKVEEVDNRHKAVYVKGSRGKVDTLWLGAGGDVHTRIMTKIREVLGSTALYPYLAPSAAARLERARRLAKESGLLTRPVLPAGGDSMFILPWAGSRQFRTLERLLKNNLKGPQGLRSVIPMEPYYMVVAGKTEAEELEEAIIAEATAATDALALLGPDEAPYLGKYDEFIPHDLLRKAFSLDGLDVPGLLSVIKQWRQPPAQV
- a CDS encoding ATP-binding protein, with translation MNALKIPKRMTTALVNSLTAGVVPRIGLEHIAVGRRPEVEAILRDMENIAEGGAAFKLITGKFGSGKSFLLQIIRNYAMDRDFVVADADLSPERRLVGTKGQGLATYRELMSHLSTKTRPDGGALEIMLQKWIMTLQQAVMQEKGCGPGAPELGSFVEQRIYTVASGMRGLVHGFDFAKVLASYWNGHLLADDGLKQDALRWLRGEFPTRTDARKALGVGVIIDDDNWYDYMKLWAEFTGAIGYKGLLLFIDEGVNLYKITNSISRQSNYEKLLTMFNDTMQGKAERLGIFIGGTPQFVEDPRRGLFSYEALRSRLVAGRYAESGRNNFTGPIIALDMLSHEEILILLQKLRDIHALHYGYEASLTQEQLVHFMEEAVNRLGADELLTAREVVRDFMDLLHTLHQHPDVTFEKLVGEQTPRPAAQENENELDGFLAEFDL
- a CDS encoding response regulator, translated to MSRSILLVDDDPHILKALTRHVGWEKLGLTIAGAAVNGSEALELFRKGTPDLVMTDVYMPGMSGLELTEALRELSPELPIIILSGYEEFENARQAMRWGVSHFLLKPARVQEIEAVLRAVLLELEAGEQQKQLEERYKQEIGRTLPFLRERLLLELLTTRYSADECSEERLGYLQITHPQRLAAASIQLNRPLPLHKLKEREWQLLRFGAGNICRETLQHKLAGHPSVQGHVLDYSDDLLVVLLLDREAGELIPVLKEAVQEMMDKIRNYVQLQAYAGIGSVKAAIHELIDAYLESREALAAAEFQETSPIYAYEPCRADNLWTLEDYSRLLQEWNEVLLRKETPKIWETWEIIYGRLRQDELQHLQDIQTVCVGLFTALMYYWNACCPGRTPPMSMAEFLQAVSGYYNGRSLTEWMGQTFPEFLRAAFTEMNVKKNRLVESVKSYVEVHYNQEISFMGLAQELHVHPKYLSQLFKRISGENFVSYLNQYRIGRAIEFLQSGQHMVYEISEMVGFNNPAYFSQVFKMVTGRSPSDYMKG
- a CDS encoding TerB N-terminal domain-containing protein; protein product: MAKDKQGLHFTELVWESTEQNMAIPPRGTAEAEQPETRAAAEQKKAEKPAVQLQLWDMEESTEPVTTTESQFVHRARELVDHKEPAALFVPFKSYWPTYGHMTGAQSRWYFFWRDEVRQGRYPKTDLSYIFLHTYELINGVGWDEPQDGYRQLSLLWEAYRDSYKRLDQYLGGWLADFSFVHKLDVPLAEIVARSRGLAGDLAELELVRCLTSAPEQLSIEVLSVMSDYDISKSKFYAGEGKAAAERYIPQVVALIDAYVSRKHDSNLITMFPPGPPVMRERYLFRSAVYDISLYGYSVLVPVVRISKSPPLRSLITRLFRLTENKLRALLGYRGRLKDIKVDADMDELITRFLEREFRKAEKEEKGPAVVIDPQKLEQLENDSEVVRSLLTVEESVEPEDEAAAWSQVGAVAGIEEPGGGRVEHEEARVETLNNEGVRAEAGHVSEAVVETSLSAVAGEAEAWVHFASVLSPLQREVVLALAEADGALKAGRLAAEAGTMAELLYDEINELAMDNLGDLVIDGEELTEECILMLDYLKR